Genomic DNA from Nonomuraea rubra:
CTGTGTCGCCGTTGTGGATCACCATCCCGTACGTGTTCGGGCTCAGTGTGCTCACGGAATTGGCGGCGCTGCTCAGCATCGGTCTGGTGCGCCGGTGGGGCGAGGTGGTCCCGAGTTGGATCCCGGTCATCGGCGGCCGCCGCGTGCCACCGATGGCGGCGGTCGTTCCTGCCGTGACCGGTGGACTGGTGCTGAGCGCGGTCTCGGTGTGGATGGTGCTCACCTGGCTCGGCTTCTCCGAGCGTATGGCGTACGAGAACGGCTGGTGGCAGGCGCTGGCCATGGTCTGCATCACCCCGCTCGCGCTGTGGGGCCCGACCGTGCTCGCCCTGGCCTACGCCTACCACCGGCGCCGCCGCCACGCCTGAAGATTCCGTGCGATCGATGTCGTCATCAGCGCCTTGCTGAGCCGCTTCAGCCGGAGGGCATCAGGTCGCGGCGGCGCAGCAACGCCAGCCCCGCCGCGCCCAGGGTGACGGACAGCACGGTCAGCCCCAGCAGGGGCGCCACCGGTGAGGAGGAGCCGCCCAGCAACATCGCCGGCACGTGCACGAACGGCGAGAGGTCCAGGACGATCCCTGTGGCCAGCTTGAACTCCGCCAGCAGATCCACGACCAGGAAGAGGCCGAGCGCGGTCCAGCTCACGGCGGTCGCCAGCCGTGGCATCAGGCCGAACAGCAGGGTGGCGAGCCCGGCCACGGTCCAGACCGCGGGCAGGTAGGCCAGCGTGGCCCCGGTGACGCGGGCCACGTCGCCGTCGTAGGTGAGCCCCGCCGCCGCCCCCAGCGCGGTCAGCAGCAGAACCGGGCTCAGGAAGGCGAACAGCAGGTGGCTCAGTGCCCAGCGCAGCCGGCCGATGGGGGTGGACAGCAGCAGCTCGGCCCGGCCCGCCGCCTCCTCGCCGCGGGCGCGCAGCGCCGACACCAGCGCCGCCCCGGCGACGAGCTGGCTGAGCACGTACATCACGAAGGTGAAGAACACATCCGAGATCGGTGCGCCGGCGCCGCCGATGGTCGCGGCCAGCTGCTGGAACTGCGGGGTGTCCAACTGGGCGTCCAGCCCGCGGGCCGCCACGCCGAGCAGGGCGCCGAGCGCACCGAAACCGATCGCGAAGCCCGCGAGTGTGCTCCGGTGCAGCCGGGCGGTCAGGCCGAACGCGCCCGGCAGCGTCCCGGTGGCGGGTCCGGGGCGGGCGGGGATCAGGCCGCCGGCCACGTCACGGCACGTGGACAGGGCGAACGCGACCGCCGCCAGGGCGGCGACGAACACCGCGATCAGCCCCAGCACCCACCATCGGTCGTCGGCGTAGGGTCTGGTCAGCCGGACCCAGCCGAACGGCGACAGCCAGGCCAGCCAGCCGGCACCGCCGGTGTCGGCCAGCGAGCGCAGTGCGAACAGCAGGCCGCCGATGGCGATCGCGATGCCGCGCGCCGTGCCGGATGACGCGGTGAGCTGCGCGGTGATGGCTGCGACGGCTGCGAACGCCCAGCCCCCCGCGGCGGTGGACAGGCCGAACAGCAGCGAAGATCCCGCGGGCAGGCCGCTCGTGACCAGGGCGGGTACGGACAGCAGACCCAGCAGCAGGTTGGCGGCCAGCACGACCGTGAGTGCGGCGGCCAGCGGGGCGTGACGGCCGATGACGCCCGAGGACAGCAGCTCGCGCCGGCCGGTCTCTTCCTCGAGCCGGGTGTGCCTGATCACCAGCAGGATGCTGATCAGCCCGCCGATCAGCGCGAGGGAGGAGCCGAGCGTCCAGGCGGTCAGACCGCCGACGCTCGCGTCGTGGATGGGGCCTCGCATGGCCAGCTGCGCGGGATTGCTCGCCGAAGCCGCCGCGAAGGCGTCGCGGGCGGCCTGATCGGCGTACAGGTCTGTGGTGGCAGAGGCGATGCTCGCCGGCAGCAGCGCCGTGATCGCGATCCACACCGGCAGCAGCACCCGATCCCGGCGCAGGATGAGCCGGATCTGGGTCCAGGTGCCGGTCATCTGGCGGCTCCCTCGTAGTGGCGCAGGAACAGCTCCTCCAGCGTCGGCGGCTGCGTGACCAAGGTGCGTACGCCCGCCGCGGCCAGCTCGGCGAGCACCGCGGTGAGCGCGTCAGCGTCCACCTGGCAGCGCAGCCGCGCGCCGTCCATGGTCACGTCGTGTACGCCGGGCAGGGCGGCCAGGCCCGGGGCGGGCCCGATCAGCTCGGCCGTCACCGAGGTGCGGGTGAGGTGGCGCAGGTCGGCCAGGCTGCCGGTCTCGACGGTACGGCCGGCGCGGATGATGCTGACGCGGTCGCACAGCGTCTCCACCTCCGACAGGATGTGGCTGGACAGCAGCACGGTGCGGCCGTCGCGCTTCTCCTGCATGACGCACTCGTTGAAGACCGCCTCCATCAGCGGGTCGAGGCCCGAGGTCGGCTCGTCCAAGACCAGCAGTTCGACATCGGAGGCGAAGGCGGCCACGAGCGCGACCTTCTGCCGGTTGCCCTTGGAGTAGGTGCGGCACTTCTTGCGCGGGTCGAGCTCGAAGCGTTCGAGCAGGTCGGCGCGGCGTCCGGGGTCGAGGCCGCCGCGTACCCTGCCGAGCAGGTCGATGACCTCGCCGCCGGTCAGCGAGGGCCACAGGGTGACGTCGCCGGGCACGTAGGCGAGCCTCCGGTGCAGTTGCGTGGCGTCGTGCCAGGGATCGCCGCCGAGTAACGTGATCCGGCCGCCGTCGGCGCGCATCTGACCCAGCAGGATACGGATCGTGGTGGTCTTGCCCGCGCCGTTGGGGCCGAGGAAGCCGTGCACCTCGCCGGTTGCGACGGTGAGGTCGAGCTCGTCCAGTGCCCTGGTCCGGCCGAAGGTCTTGACCAGGCCGTCGGCGTGCACCGCGGCGGTCATTGTTGTCCCTCGACTTTCTCCAGGCCCGTCCGCGCCTGGTCGAACAGCTCGCGGCCGAGGAATTCCGGTCTGATCAGGTCGAGCTGGGCCTTGCCGACGCGCAGCGCGCCCTGCTGGGCGTAGAGGTCCGTGCCGAGGGCGCGGGAGACGTGCTCGTGCAGCACCGTGATGCCCAGCTTCATCGCCGTCAGTACGGTCGCGCGGGCGCGGTGGTCGGCCTCGGAGTGCTCGCCGCGGGCGAGGTGCCCCTCCGTCACGCTGACGAGTTCGTCGAACATGGCGGCGGCCGCGGGCGAGCCGTCCACGAGCGCGCGACCGAGGTACTTCATCAGGGGCGGCGCGGTGCGGTGAACGTTCTCGATGAACTCGGGCTTGGCCAGGTTGCGGTCGGTGACGCCTACGTTGACCTGCTCACGCATGTAGCTGAGGACGTACTCGTCACAAGCCTGTCTCAGCGCTTCCTTGGTGCCGAAGTGGTGCTGCACCAGGCCTGGCGAGACTCTGGCGGTCTCGGCGATCCCGCGGATCGTGGTGGCCTTGACCCCTTGCTCGGCGAACAACGCCATCGCGGCGTCGCGGATGCGGGCGCGCGTGGTCAGGTCTTCTTCCGATATTGGTCGCACGTACAAGAGTCTATACAGATGTATTGGTTGTCGTGCAACTGTTCAACGCATCGCATCGCATCCACCGCCACGCGCTTGGTGCACCGGTTCGGCGGCGACGTCGTACTCTGGTCCGGCTCTGGCCGTGAGCCGCCACCCGGAGTTGGACGGCGTCCCCGGCAGCCCGCCCGCTGAAGCTCCCCGGCCCCTACGCCCCCGGCAGGGCCCCGGCCTTCCGCCTGCTCCCTGATCGACCGACGATGCCCAGCCCTGGTCGCCCGCGCGGGTGACGAGCGAAGCCGGGGAGGTTCCCGTGTTCACTGGTTGATCGCTCCTCTCCGTCTCGCTCGCCGCCCTGCTGGACACGGCGCCAGTTGCTCGTATGTTGATTCGCGAGGGCGCTGGTCAGACTTGTTCGAAGTGAAACGCCTTGATGAAGCAGTCGCGGGGCTGGGCGACCGCGAAGAGGATGCAGTCCACGAGCGAGTGCGCGGTGAGGGCGTCCTTGGAACCGCGCGGGGTGGTGTCCGGCTCCTCGGAGAGCGGATCGGGGCTGTCGAAATCGGGCGGGTAGAGCGATATCGCCCGGACTCCTTGTGGTCGCAGACGCTTGGAGAGGATCTCGGAGAACCCTGCCTGGGCGCTCTTGGTTGCGTAGAAGCCGTCGTGCGCGTCCGAGCGGTGATGGCCGGCCGTTCCGCAGGCGGAGACCATCGTCACCACGTCCGGCTTGTCCGAGTTGAGAAGGAGAGGCAGGAAGTGCTTCATGGTCAGGACAGTGCCGGTGGCGCCGGATGAGATGGTGGCGACGATATCGGCGTCGGAGGCTGGCTGGAGGTCTGGCCCATGGAGAAGGCGGGAACCGTTGTTGATCAGGATGCCGACGTGGCCGGTGTGCCGGGCAACGCCGGCAGCGAAGTCGCGGATTGAGGCGGGGTCTGTCAGCTCGCAGGCAAAGGCGTGGACCTGCTGATGGCCACGATCGCGAATCTCATCGCGGACCCGCTCGGCGGCGGCGAGACTCTGTGCGGAGAGGGAGGCCTCCCGAAGTCGCGGCCCGCAGCGGTGGTGGCGACGCGATGGCCGTCGAATCTCATGGTGTCACTCCTCATGGTTCGGTCGCGAGAGTGAACGGTGCAGAGGAGCGATCCTGCTGGGCCGGATCCCCGCGCCGGTTCCTGTGCGGCCGGACAAGTTGAGCGACGAAGCAGGCGGTCCACAAGACCGTCAGGATCCCGGCGCCGAGGGCGGCGGGGATGACAGCGGCGGGCGGCGGCACCCTACGGCCACGCAGCCCGGGAACCCAGCGTGGAAATCGCTCGCCCCAGGTGGCGACCAGCCCGAACGCAGTAAACGCCACCAGCTCCGACAGAACCGACAGGAAGACGATGTAGGCTCGCTCGCCCACCCCCATCCCGTCGCTGAACGCGGCCGGGAGTCGCCAGAGGCTGGACGGCAGTACGGCGACCGGGATGGCATAGACGGCGATTCGTGCCCAGCGGGGAACCCCGGTCACCGGGGCATGCGCGGCCCTCCACGCGCGACGCAGCCGCCCGATGGTCGCCGGCGAACCAAGCGGAGTAGCCCCGGTTGATCCTTGTGGTCCGGCGGTCACCGTGGGCGATGGCGCCGTACGGACCGTCTGATCAGTTGTCGTCATGCCGCTCACGCTAGAAACGCTGACGCCGGGGCGCGTGCTGGTGTTGTGGGCGGCGTGCCTGCCCGCCTCAGTGCTGCTCGCCATGACGCCCGTGATGCCGGCGTCTGGAGATGGCCGCGCTGTCGGAACTGCTTGACGTCGACGTGCCCAAGCGGGCCGACCGCGTCTACCTGGTGGCCCTGACCAGCCTGCACCTGTACGGCGGCGCCACGCTCAGCGCGGGCCTGCTGGCGCTGTCTCCCGGACTGATCCCGCTCGGCGGACTGACGCATGAGGGGCCCGGTGAGCCGGTCGAGGCACTCCTGCTCGCCGCCACCGTACTGGCCGCGATGGTCTCCGCCGGATTCGGCCAGCGCTGGGCAGCGCGCCGGCTGCTGCGCAGCGAGCCGTCACGGGTGATCGACGAACTCGGCCGCCGCCAGACCCCTGCCCTAGGGAACTGCACGACTCCGTCGGCCACGCCCTGAGCGTCGTCCTCGTGCAGGCCATGGCCGCCCAGGCGGCGCCGCGGCGGACCGAGCCCACGCTCGCCGCACAGTCGCTCGATCAGCTGACGGCCACCGCCCGCCACGCCCAGCAGGACCTCGACGTGCTGCTGAGCGTGCTCGACGACGGCATCACCACCGGGAGCCACACGCTGGAGGCGCTCGACACGCTCACCCGCGGCCTCGACGTGCACGCGAGCGTCGGGCACCTCGACAAGATCCCGGCCCCCGACCTCGCGCGCGGCCTTCGCCATCGCACGGGAGGCGCTCACCAACGCCCTGCGTCACGGGCGCGGCCCGGTCACGCTTGACGTGGCCGTCGGCACCGACCTGGTCCTGATGGACAATGCGACCGCAGGCAGCTCCGGTAGGCAGGGGGGGGGCGGTCTGACCGGCATGCGCATGCGGGCCGGCCTGGCCGGCGGGACGTGCACCTGGGAGGAGACGGGCGGGACGTGGCGCGTACAGGCGAGGCTGCCGCTGTGATCCGGGTCGTCCTGGCCGACGACGAGAAACTGATCCTCGACCGTGGATCCGAGAGGCCGTGTCGATCACCAGGGTGGGTTGTGCAAGGGCGGGCGGAGGGGAGCCTGTACGAAGTTCCTGATCGCCTGGGTGACCGGCGGTCGGGTGCGCGGTGGTGCCGAGCACGCGGACGGGTCCGGTGGCGTGCTCGATGATGGCCGGGATGTACTGGCGTTGCCCGTCCAGGGTGATGGTCTCGATGAAGTCGCAGGCCAGGAGGGTGTCGGTGTGCGAGCGCGGGAAGTCGGCGGGACGCTCGCTCGGGCGCCGGATCAAGGCCGGCCTGTTCGAGGATCTCCACACCGTGGACGGCGCGACCTTGATACCGAGCGTGGTGAGCTTGCCGGTAGCCCCAGCCGGGGTTCTCTCGAACCAGGCGCAGAATGTGGGCGCGGATGGAGTGGACTGTGGATGGGCGGCGCCTGGGCCGCTTCGGCCGGCAGATACGAGCGTGACGTTGCCTCGTCAGATCGCGGTGCCGGTGCGGGACGGTGATCTGGTGGCGCAGGGCGAGAGTCTCGACGCCCTTGTCCCGAGCGCCGATGGGCGGCAACCGTAGCGCGGCGAAGGCATACATGGCCCATGACCTGGGTGGATGTCATTGCTGGCGGACGCAAGGTCGGATCTTGTCGTCAACGTAACAGCCGTATCAGGCTTTGACCAGATACAGGCGGAAGTTCTGACTCTTTCGCCGCTACTTGTTGACATTTCGCTGAAAATGGCGCGTACTTCGATCGAAAGTCGATCTAACTTCCCCTCTACGACACCACCGATCACGACGCGGCCGGTCCAGCCCTAGACCCGCATCGCGCGCGAAGGCAGCGTCCCGAGCACCCGCAAGACACCCTCACGCAAGCGTCATCGATTGGGGAACCATGACCGAGGTAGGCAGAGGCGTGGCGGAAAGCCTGCTCTCCCGGCGTGCCTTCACCACGTCCGCGGCGGCTGCCGCGTTGGCGCCGTTGGTCGCAGCGAATCAGACGGCCGCGTCGACCCAGGCCGGCACGACCATGGGCGCGGTCCGCCGCATCACCCTGTACGCCGAGCGGCTGGAGAACGGCCAGCTGGGCTACGGCCTGGAGCCGGGCATGGCCACGATTCCCGGGCCGCTCATCGAGATGGTCGAGGGCGACACGCTCGAGATCGAGATGGTCAACAACCTGGACGTGACGGCGAGCCTGCACGTCCACGGGGTGGACTACGACGTGGCCAGCGACGGTACGAGGCTGAACGAGAGCGTGGTCGAGCCAGGCGGCCGGCGCACCTACATCTGGCGCACCCACGCGCAGGGCAGGCGCGCGGGCGGTGCCGGCATCGAGCCTGGCAGCGCGGGCTACTGGCACTACCACGACCACGTGGTGGGGACCGATCACGGCACGGGCGGCATTCGTCAAGGGCTGTACGGCCCGCTGGTGGTCCGGCGGAAGAAGGACGTCAGGCCGGACAAGACGTTCACCGTCGTCTTCAACGACATGATGATCAACAATCGTCCCGGGCACGACGCGCCGGAGTTCGTCGCCAAGGTCGGTGAGCGGGTGGAGTGGATCGTGATCACCCACGGCGAGTTCTATCACACGTTCCACATTCACGGGCACCGCTGGGCCGACAACCGCACCGGCATGCTGGAGAGCCTTGAGGACCAGAGCCGGATCATCGACACCAAGATCACCGGGCCCGCCGAGTCGTTCGGCTTCCAGCTGATCGCGGGCGAGCGCGTCGGCCCGGGGGCGTGGATGTACCACTGCCACGTCCAGAGCCACTCCGACATGGGGATGGCCGGCATTTTCACGGTGACGGACGCGGCCGGGAACGTGCCGGGCCGACCGGGCGGCGATCACCCGGGCGGCGACCACACGGGCCACTGACGGCCGCGCGGCCCCGGGCGCCCCCGAGACCGGAACGCCGTACGAGCACAGCCCTACGCAGACGTCGACAACCCCGGACCGCGGCCGACCCCCGAACTCGCCCGCGAATGGTCCCGAACCACCCTCGATCCCAAGGAGCAATGATGGGTCGAAAAGGCCATTTACCGTCCCGATCATCCGCCTGGCGACGCGTACTGATCACGATGTCGAGTGCCGTCCTGGTGCTCGGACTGGCGACCCCGCCCGCCGTGCCGGCCCAGGCGCAGGCCCCCGCCCCGGCCGCCAAGAAGGCCGCCGTCAACGTGCTGGTCTTCAGCGGTCAGGCCGCTCAGCAGGACGACCCGGTGCGGGCGGCCGCGACGGCGATCAGGGAACTGAGCAAGAAGAACGGGTTCTCCGTTGAGGAGGCCCAGGATCCGGCGGTCTTCACCGCCGGCAACCTGGCGCGGTTCCGCGGCGTGGTGTTCCTGTCCGCCAAGGGTGTGAGCTTGGACGAAGCGCAGCTCGCCGCCTTCCAGGCGTTCATCAGGGGCGGCGGCGGGTTCGTCGGCATCCGGGACGCCGCCCGCGCGCAGGTGGACTCGGCCTGGTTCACCGAGCTGATCGGCACCCGTCCCGTCGGCGCCCTCCCCATCGCGGAGAAGGTGGTGGAGACCGCGGCGAGCGCGGAGAACCCGCCGAACGAGACCAAGGACAAGGTTTTCGACGGGGACAACGACACCAAATGGCTGGCCCGGACGCCGACCGCGTGGGTGCAGGGCAAGCTGGACAAGCCCGTCGCGGTGGCGCACTACGCGCTGACGTCGGCCAACGACTCCGCCGGCCGGGATCCGAAGGACTGGGCCCTCCAGGGTTCGCAGAACGGGACGACCTGGACGGATCTCGACAAGCGCAGCGGGGAGACCTTCCCTCAGCGGTTCCAGAGCAAGGAGTACAAGTTCGAGAACACCACGGCGTACCAGTACTACCGGCTCGACATCACCGCGAACAGCGGTGAGCCCCTGACCCAGCTCGCCGAGCTGCGGCTGTTCGGCCCCGACTCCGCGCCGCCCCCCGCGCCGAAGGAGCAGAAGGCCGTCGTGGACATCGTCGACCGCCGGCATCCGGCGAACGAA
This window encodes:
- a CDS encoding ABC transporter permease — encoded protein: MTGTWTQIRLILRRDRVLLPVWIAITALLPASIASATTDLYADQAARDAFAAASASNPAQLAMRGPIHDASVGGLTAWTLGSSLALIGGLISILLVIRHTRLEEETGRRELLSSGVIGRHAPLAAALTVVLAANLLLGLLSVPALVTSGLPAGSSLLFGLSTAAGGWAFAAVAAITAQLTASSGTARGIAIAIGGLLFALRSLADTGGAGWLAWLSPFGWVRLTRPYADDRWWVLGLIAVFVAALAAVAFALSTCRDVAGGLIPARPGPATGTLPGAFGLTARLHRSTLAGFAIGFGALGALLGVAARGLDAQLDTPQFQQLAATIGGAGAPISDVFFTFVMYVLSQLVAGAALVSALRARGEEAAGRAELLLSTPIGRLRWALSHLLFAFLSPVLLLTALGAAAGLTYDGDVARVTGATLAYLPAVWTVAGLATLLFGLMPRLATAVSWTALGLFLVVDLLAEFKLATGIVLDLSPFVHVPAMLLGGSSSPVAPLLGLTVLSVTLGAAGLALLRRRDLMPSG
- a CDS encoding TetR/AcrR family transcriptional regulator; protein product: MRPISEEDLTTRARIRDAAMALFAEQGVKATTIRGIAETARVSPGLVQHHFGTKEALRQACDEYVLSYMREQVNVGVTDRNLAKPEFIENVHRTAPPLMKYLGRALVDGSPAAAAMFDELVSVTEGHLARGEHSEADHRARATVLTAMKLGITVLHEHVSRALGTDLYAQQGALRVGKAQLDLIRPEFLGRELFDQARTGLEKVEGQQ
- a CDS encoding SDR family oxidoreductase, with translation MRRPSRRHHRCGPRLREASLSAQSLAAAERVRDEIRDRGHQQVHAFACELTDPASIRDFAAGVARHTGHVGILINNGSRLLHGPDLQPASDADIVATISSGATGTVLTMKHFLPLLLNSDKPDVVTMVSACGTAGHHRSDAHDGFYATKSAQAGFSEILSKRLRPQGVRAISLYPPDFDSPDPLSEEPDTTPRGSKDALTAHSLVDCILFAVAQPRDCFIKAFHFEQV
- a CDS encoding ABC transporter ATP-binding protein; translation: MTAAVHADGLVKTFGRTRALDELDLTVATGEVHGFLGPNGAGKTTTIRILLGQMRADGGRITLLGGDPWHDATQLHRRLAYVPGDVTLWPSLTGGEVIDLLGRVRGGLDPGRRADLLERFELDPRKKCRTYSKGNRQKVALVAAFASDVELLVLDEPTSGLDPLMEAVFNECVMQEKRDGRTVLLSSHILSEVETLCDRVSIIRAGRTVETGSLADLRHLTRTSVTAELIGPAPGLAALPGVHDVTMDGARLRCQVDADALTAVLAELAAAGVRTLVTQPPTLEELFLRHYEGAAR
- a CDS encoding multicopper oxidase domain-containing protein, which translates into the protein MTEVGRGVAESLLSRRAFTTSAAAAALAPLVAANQTAASTQAGTTMGAVRRITLYAERLENGQLGYGLEPGMATIPGPLIEMVEGDTLEIEMVNNLDVTASLHVHGVDYDVASDGTRLNESVVEPGGRRTYIWRTHAQGRRAGGAGIEPGSAGYWHYHDHVVGTDHGTGGIRQGLYGPLVVRRKKDVRPDKTFTVVFNDMMINNRPGHDAPEFVAKVGERVEWIVITHGEFYHTFHIHGHRWADNRTGMLESLEDQSRIIDTKITGPAESFGFQLIAGERVGPGAWMYHCHVQSHSDMGMAGIFTVTDAAGNVPGRPGGDHPGGDHTGH